A genomic stretch from Chryseobacterium sp. SNU WT5 includes:
- a CDS encoding rhodanese-like domain-containing protein — translation MFDFIKKLFAGTTVDFKELIRNGAQIIDVRTPSEFSGGHIKQSKNIPLQQLKSEMKKLDLKKPIITCCASGMRSSSAKAILEQNGFQVYNGGGWSSLENKLNK, via the coding sequence ATGTTTGATTTTATTAAAAAATTATTCGCTGGTACAACAGTGGATTTCAAAGAGCTTATTAGAAATGGAGCACAGATTATTGATGTTCGTACACCATCTGAATTTAGTGGTGGGCACATCAAACAGTCCAAAAACATTCCTCTGCAACAACTGAAGAGTGAAATGAAGAAGTTGGATCTAAAAAAGCCAATAATTACGTGTTGTGCAAGTGGAATGAGAAGTTCCTCAGCAAAAGCGATTCTGGAACAAAACGGGTTCCAGGTTTATAATGGTGGTGGTTGGAGTTCGCTTGAAAATAAATTAAACAAATGA
- a CDS encoding amidohydrolase, producing MRNLQIAGLNFDIQWENKKSNFEKIEGDLSNIESDLLILPEMFSTGFHMDPEKIADCTEETLNWMKTFSKERNIAICGSASIKEGELFYNRFYFVLPDGTYQFYDKKHLFSYSGEDDRYDAGNDRVIVTYKGWRFLLQICYDLRFPVFSRNTEDYDVILYVANWPKSRIDAWTTLLKARAIENQAYVFGLNRIGTDGNNLEYPESSYCFSADGKEVSTKTNNIISAVLDANKLQEFRTKFPFLSDRDEFLIR from the coding sequence ATGAGAAACCTACAAATAGCTGGCTTAAACTTTGATATTCAGTGGGAAAACAAAAAATCAAACTTCGAAAAAATTGAGGGTGACCTTTCAAATATTGAATCTGATTTATTAATTCTGCCTGAAATGTTTTCTACGGGATTTCATATGGATCCGGAAAAGATTGCTGATTGTACGGAAGAAACTTTAAACTGGATGAAAACCTTTTCTAAAGAGAGAAATATCGCAATTTGTGGAAGTGCTTCCATAAAAGAAGGTGAGCTTTTCTACAACAGATTTTATTTCGTTCTGCCCGATGGCACCTATCAATTCTACGATAAAAAGCATCTCTTCTCTTATTCTGGTGAAGATGACAGGTATGATGCAGGAAATGATAGAGTAATTGTTACCTACAAAGGTTGGCGCTTTTTACTTCAAATATGCTATGACTTACGGTTTCCTGTATTTTCAAGAAATACTGAAGATTACGACGTGATACTATATGTTGCAAATTGGCCAAAAAGTAGAATTGACGCATGGACTACCCTTTTAAAAGCAAGAGCGATTGAAAACCAAGCATATGTTTTTGGACTCAATAGAATTGGTACCGACGGAAATAACCTCGAATATCCAGAAAGCTCCTATTGTTTTTCTGCTGATGGGAAAGAAGTGTCAACAAAGACAAATAACATTATTTCAGCAGTTTTAGATGCAAATAAGCTTCAAGAGTTTAGAACAAAATTTCCATTTCTTTCAGACCGAGATGAGTTTCTAATAAGATAG
- a CDS encoding methyltransferase domain-containing protein — MKLDKDYWEEKWESKKTGWDIGYSSPAIEAYLSHYQNTEAKVLIPGCGNAYEIDVLWKLGFRNVTILDFAPTAVQILKDKCKEMKGVSVICEDFFNHHGTYDLIIEQTFFCAIPPSLRIKYADKMHELLNKDGRIIGVMFNRNFKESGPPFGGSISEYKLIFEKYFEIQKMEECYNSIQSRRGSEIFINFKKEI; from the coding sequence ATGAAACTCGATAAGGATTATTGGGAAGAAAAATGGGAAAGTAAAAAAACGGGTTGGGATATCGGTTATTCCTCACCCGCAATTGAAGCGTATCTCTCTCATTATCAAAACACAGAGGCGAAAGTTTTAATTCCAGGATGTGGAAATGCGTACGAAATTGATGTTCTTTGGAAACTTGGATTCAGGAATGTCACCATTTTAGATTTTGCACCAACTGCGGTGCAGATTTTAAAAGATAAATGCAAGGAGATGAAAGGGGTTTCTGTAATCTGTGAAGATTTCTTCAACCATCACGGAACTTATGACCTTATTATTGAGCAAACTTTTTTTTGTGCCATTCCTCCTTCATTAAGAATTAAGTATGCAGACAAAATGCATGAGTTATTAAATAAAGATGGAAGGATTATCGGGGTAATGTTTAATAGAAACTTTAAAGAAAGTGGACCGCCTTTCGGAGGAAGTATCTCCGAGTACAAGTTGATTTTTGAAAAATATTTCGAAATTCAAAAAATGGAAGAATGCTACAATAGTATTCAGTCTAGACGGGGTAGTGAGATTTTCATTAACTTTAAAAAAGAGATTTAA
- a CDS encoding sulfite exporter TauE/SafE family protein has translation MEILGYLAAILIGLVMGLIGGGGSILSVPIFVYIFGFDPITATTLSLFVVGTTSLVGTTGFMRQKLIDFRTAFIFGVPSILGVLFSRRLIIPHLPDYIINRWGITMTKDMFLLLLFAILMLISSFKMIRKTERPFGRKENGNNYTILLSQGLLVGIITGLIGAGGGFLIVPALVMLIGLPMKRAVATSLFIISMNSLLGFASSLKMITADWGFLAIFTSLSVIGIFIGIGISKKIDGRKLKPIFGYIVWVMGLFIIIKEIFFKQ, from the coding sequence ATGGAGATATTAGGATACCTTGCTGCAATATTGATTGGACTCGTAATGGGATTGATTGGTGGTGGTGGTAGTATATTAAGTGTTCCTATATTCGTCTATATATTTGGTTTTGATCCAATTACTGCTACTACGCTATCACTCTTTGTAGTGGGAACTACAAGTTTGGTTGGGACTACAGGATTCATGCGACAGAAATTAATTGACTTTCGAACTGCATTTATATTTGGAGTACCCTCTATACTGGGAGTGCTGTTCTCCAGGAGGTTGATCATTCCGCACTTACCTGATTACATCATTAATAGGTGGGGAATTACGATGACAAAAGACATGTTTTTACTCTTGCTTTTTGCAATCCTTATGTTGATTTCTTCGTTCAAAATGATTAGGAAAACAGAAAGACCTTTCGGTAGAAAAGAAAATGGGAATAATTATACGATTCTTCTGTCTCAGGGTCTGTTGGTAGGTATTATAACAGGGCTTATTGGCGCTGGTGGTGGTTTTTTAATAGTGCCGGCTTTAGTAATGTTGATCGGGTTGCCTATGAAGAGAGCGGTTGCAACTTCTCTTTTTATTATATCAATGAATTCATTACTTGGTTTTGCAAGTTCTCTTAAAATGATAACGGCAGACTGGGGTTTCCTTGCCATTTTTACAAGTTTATCAGTCATCGGTATTTTTATCGGAATTGGTATTTCGAAAAAAATTGACGGTAGAAAATTAAAACCCATATTTGGATATATTGTCTGGGTTATGGGATTATTTATCATTATTAAAGAAATATTTTTTAAACAATAA
- a CDS encoding thioredoxin family protein translates to MSQKFKELIDSERPVLIDFFATWCGPCKVQSSVLNTVKENIGDLARIVKIDIDQFPAIASEYGVRGVPTLAVFKKGELLYKESGVHDVNRLTELLKRFA, encoded by the coding sequence ATGTCACAAAAATTTAAAGAACTTATTGACTCTGAACGGCCTGTGCTTATTGATTTCTTTGCAACCTGGTGTGGTCCATGTAAAGTTCAGTCATCCGTATTGAATACCGTTAAAGAAAATATCGGTGATTTAGCCAGAATAGTGAAAATAGATATTGATCAGTTTCCGGCAATTGCTTCAGAATATGGCGTTCGAGGCGTTCCAACTTTGGCGGTTTTTAAGAAAGGAGAATTGCTTTATAAAGAAAGTGGTGTTCATGATGTCAACAGATTGACTGAACTTTTGAAGCGTTTTGCATAA
- a CDS encoding MBL fold metallo-hydrolase: MNVEQIYTGCLAQGAYYIVSEKEAVIIDPLRETKPYLDRLEKDGVKLKYIFETHFHADFVSGHVDLSRKTDAPIVYGPTANPDFDAIIAEDGQIFEVGNIKIKVLHTPGHTMESSTFLLIDENGKETAIFSGDTLFLGDVGRPDLAQKAASMTQEELAGILYDSLQTKIMPLADDIIVYPAHGAGSACGKNMQKETVDTLGNQKKTNYALNQPNKESFVREVLDGLSAPPKYFGMNVAMNKGGYEDFDSILKKGTRPVNAGDFEKVAEDTGALILDTRSAASFHKGFVPNAINIGLQGDFAPWVGAMIVDVQQPILLVTEVGNEEEAVTRLSRVGFDHVIGYLEGGFESWKNAGKDVDSVKRISAEIFATELKDDSKVIDIRNETEYAAEHVNEAYSRPLVDINEWSADLDKEEHFFLHCAGGYRSMIAASILNSRGIRNFTEVEGGFGKIKETAIPKSNFVCQSKTLN; the protein is encoded by the coding sequence ATGAACGTAGAACAAATATATACTGGTTGTTTAGCTCAAGGAGCATATTATATCGTTTCTGAGAAGGAAGCGGTTATTATAGATCCTTTAAGAGAGACAAAACCGTACCTTGACCGATTGGAAAAAGATGGGGTAAAATTGAAATATATTTTCGAAACTCATTTCCATGCAGATTTCGTGTCTGGTCACGTAGATTTATCCAGAAAAACAGATGCCCCAATCGTTTACGGACCTACCGCCAATCCTGATTTTGATGCGATTATCGCAGAAGACGGACAGATTTTCGAAGTAGGGAATATTAAAATTAAAGTTTTGCATACTCCTGGTCATACCATGGAAAGCTCTACTTTTCTCTTAATTGATGAAAACGGTAAAGAGACCGCTATTTTTAGTGGCGACACTCTTTTCTTAGGAGACGTCGGGAGACCTGATCTTGCACAAAAAGCGGCGAGCATGACTCAGGAAGAATTAGCTGGAATCTTATACGATAGTTTACAAACTAAAATTATGCCTCTCGCAGATGACATTATTGTTTATCCTGCGCACGGGGCAGGCTCCGCCTGTGGTAAAAATATGCAGAAAGAGACTGTGGATACTTTGGGGAATCAAAAGAAAACCAATTATGCACTTAACCAGCCAAATAAGGAATCTTTTGTAAGAGAAGTCCTTGATGGCCTGTCTGCGCCGCCAAAGTATTTCGGGATGAATGTTGCAATGAATAAAGGGGGTTATGAAGATTTTGACAGCATCCTTAAAAAAGGAACAAGACCTGTAAATGCTGGAGATTTTGAAAAAGTTGCAGAAGATACAGGTGCTTTAATTTTAGATACCAGAAGTGCAGCTTCTTTTCATAAAGGATTTGTGCCCAACGCTATAAATATTGGATTGCAAGGTGATTTTGCACCATGGGTTGGAGCGATGATCGTTGATGTACAGCAACCTATTTTATTGGTAACGGAAGTAGGCAATGAGGAAGAAGCGGTTACCCGTTTGTCAAGAGTAGGATTTGATCATGTGATCGGTTATTTAGAAGGTGGTTTTGAATCATGGAAAAATGCAGGTAAAGATGTTGATTCTGTAAAAAGAATTTCAGCTGAAATATTTGCCACTGAACTAAAAGATGATTCCAAAGTGATTGATATACGGAACGAAACGGAATATGCAGCAGAACACGTTAACGAAGCTTATAGCAGACCACTGGTAGATATTAATGAGTGGTCAGCTGATTTAGATAAAGAAGAGCATTTCTTCTTGCATTGTGCTGGAGGTTATAGAAGTATGATTGCAGCAAGTATTTTAAATTCAAGAGGAATACGAAATTTTACAGAAGTGGAAGGTGGTTTTGGAAAGATTAAAGAAACTGCTATTCCTAAAAGTAATTTTGTTTGCCAAAGTAAAACGTTAAATTGA
- a CDS encoding rhodanese-like domain-containing protein: MRFKNFIITLLLFVAFSSCKTTDVNAVASRSDIKEIVNDPQTTLIDVRIADQFSDKTASGAINIPLALIEDNLDFLKKQKQIVIFCNTGRQADQAIEILRKNGIKNAYSAKSLQNVQAIRNETR; encoded by the coding sequence ATGAGGTTTAAGAATTTTATAATCACTCTGCTGCTATTTGTTGCCTTTTCCTCATGTAAGACAACTGATGTTAACGCAGTGGCTTCCAGAAGCGACATCAAGGAAATAGTCAATGATCCCCAAACTACATTAATTGATGTACGGATTGCAGACCAATTTTCAGATAAAACAGCATCAGGAGCCATTAATATTCCACTGGCGCTGATAGAAGATAATCTCGATTTTCTAAAAAAGCAAAAACAGATTGTTATTTTCTGTAACACAGGAAGGCAGGCGGATCAGGCAATAGAGATTTTAAGAAAGAACGGAATAAAAAATGCATACTCGGCTAAATCACTGCAAAATGTGCAAGCGATAAGAAATGAAACTCGATAA